A genomic region of Cryptococcus gattii WM276 chromosome F, complete sequence contains the following coding sequences:
- a CDS encoding uncharacterized protein (Similar to TIGR gene model, INSD accession AAW44190.1) has product MPSFMSPPSAVAVLPDLRPPKSPRRFFTFSISSSNPPPLPPLTPSMSYFGKGSDRSSSGVTVVRTPQDAAGGMRQAAGLISPPSNQAPLPPVPPLPSLSSLSNLSPQARYPQPSINTHTHGYGHQPSKSVDSSNLYRPSKLERMGVHRSTSARDDLRSSLDRSTSGLMKSSSAAPVLERQIEREESDRLGPMRATPARFLTESPFLSPGQSNSQSTSTNYVSSPPMSFHSRSKSTVRSPRMSTTTSNSTSPSISTISLSSPSKRPSLISNRSTIKPAPRSSSLTTFDTPFHAALLSCTRKPLPKLSSGEQDSITLINIEFAYSFSDPPRNESVILPLEMLQKGGGKLHDWVMDCLKAREDEEEEKKAEKKEEIREERKLPEMTDGESAEESDWDSDCNLSALLRDEYLKSLIVSSPSPMSHTIPLPPIPSPATTAFDVSPFSNGSRSPMPPKPPKMPGYKRAQTRNQYTQLISKPRTSGTAIEPAVPPLAYAAASPSGLTLPLNIKRKTGRKLSLSHISQGVDASTPGKPKKGIFTEMRIFLAREAGVYHQISHRLISGQSNIWANVGGREARDRVEAELEWLGMANLLQEMRKPILGLSHSRGQSKDLNLGLGLGFGGQETGRVNERLIDDFGIPERPVKSERRAEGVKTLCEKRKSESRWRERAREKSLVLRSGYI; this is encoded by the exons ATGCCCTCTTTCATGTCACCTCCGTCTGCGGTGGCTGTCCTGCCGGATCTCCGACCGCCAAAATCACCACGGCGGTTCTTCACCTTTTCCATCTCAAGCTCAAACCCGCCGCCACTTCCACCCCTCACTCCTTCAATGTCGTACTTCGGCAAAGGATCCGATCGCTCAAGTAGTGGAGTGACGGTCGTACGAACTCCACAAGATGCAGCTGGAGGCATGAGGCAAGCAGCCGGGCTCATTTCACCTCCTTCCAATCAAGCTCCACTCCCTCCTGTCCCGCCCCTTCCAtccctttcttctctctccaATCTTTCTCCGCAGGCCAGGTATCCGCAACCATCTATAAACACGCATACTCATGGATACGGTCACCAACCTTCAAAGTCTGTTGATAGTTCCAATCTTTATAGGCCTAGCAAACTCGAGCGAATGGGAGTGCATAGGAGTACCAGTGCTCGAGATGACTTGAGAAGCAGCCTTGATAGGAGCACAAGCGGGTTGATGAAGAGTTCGAGTGCAGCACCAGTCCTTGAGAGGCAAATTgaaagagaggagagtGATAGACTTGGACCTATGAGGGCAACACCGGCTAGATTTTTGACGGAGTCACCATTTCTTTCCCCTGGTCAATCTAATTCTCAGTCCACCAGTACTAACTATGTAAGCTCACCACCTATGTCGTTCCACTCGCGATCCAAGTCCACTGTTCGCTCACCTCGAATGTCTACTACAACCTCAAACTCGACATCGccatccatctccaccatttcgctctcttctccttccaaGCGACCGTCCTTGATCTCGAATAGGTCGACTATTAAACCTGCTCCCAGGTCCTCATCTTTGACGACTTTTGATACCCCTTTTCATGCGgcccttctttcttgtACTCGTAAACCTCTTCCCAAGCTTTCATCTGGCGAGCAAGACAGTATTACTTTGATCAACATTGAATTTGCATACTCTTTCTCAGATCCTCCCAGAAATGAGAGTGTGATTTTGCCTTTGGAAATGCTCCAGAAGGGTGGAGGAAAGCTTCACGACTGGGTGATGGATTGCTTGAAGGCACgggaggatgaagaagaagaaaagaaagctgagaaaaaggaagaaatACGAGAGGAGAGAAAGCTGCCCGAGATGACTGATGGCGAGAGTGCAGAGGAAAGTGACTGGGATAGTGATTGCAATCTTAGCGCTTTGCTTCG AGATGAATATCTCAAATCACTGATCGTCTCATCACCTTCCCCAATGTCGCATACAatccctcttcctcctaTCCCATCTCCAGCCACCACGGCATTTGACGTCTCTCCATTCTCCAACGGCTCCAGATCACCTATGCCCCCTAAACCTCCCAAAATGCCAGGATACAAACGGGCCCAGACTAGAAATCAGTACACTCAACTAATTAGCAAGCCACGTACATCTGGTACTGCCATCGAGCCAGCCGTCCCTCCTTTGGCTTATGCTGCAGCCTCCCCGTCAGGGTTGACTCTACCTCTTAACATTAAACGAAAGACTGGTCGCAAGCTTTCGCTTTCCCATATAAGCCAAGGGGTAGATGCTTCCACACCCGGCAAGCCAAAGAAGGGAATTTTTACCGAAATGAGAATCTTTCTCGCCCGCGAAGCGGGAGTTTATCACCAAATCTCCCACAGGCTGATCTCCGGTCAGTCGAACATCTGGGCCAACGTCGGCGGCAGAGAAGCTAGAGACAGAGTAGAAGCAGAACTCGAATGGCTGGGTATGGCTAATCTCTTACAAGAGATGAGGAAGCCTATCCTCGGCTTGAGTCATAGTCGAGGCCAAAGTAAAGATCTGAACCTCGGTCTGGGACTGGGCTTTGGAGGGCAGGAGACAGGAAGGGTGAACGAGAGACTGATTGACGATTTCGGTATACCGGAAAGACCTGTTAAGTCTGAAAGGCGGGCAGAAGGTGTAAAGACGCTTTGTGAAAAGAGGAAGTCGGAAAGTAGATGGAGGGAAAGAGCGAGAGAGAAGAGCCTGGTGCTTCGTAGTGGCTACATTTAG
- a CDS encoding uncharacterized protein (Similar to TIGR gene model, INSD accession AAW43942.1), giving the protein MNKPNYPTMQQNGQQMYQASDGQWYPMSAMPQNWHGSQQPPQPGYGGYQQQQGFYGQQQPMYATQPVYVENRGAGAGAGAATGLCAGLCAGLLCLDLCLFC; this is encoded by the exons ATGAACAAGCCAAACTATCCAACT ATGCAACAGAATGGACAGCAGATGTACCAGGCCTCCGACGGTCAGTGGTACCCCATGAGCGCTATGCCTCAGAACTGGCATGGTTCCCAGCAGCCCCCTCAACCCGGATACGGCGGCTATCAACAACAGCAAGGCTTCTA TGGTCAACAACAACCCATGTACGCTACTCAACCTGTGTACGTCGAAAATCGAGGAGCTGGTGCCGGAGCTGGCGCGGCCACCGGTCTTTGTG CTGGTCTCTGTGCAGGTCTGCTCTGTCTCGACCTTTGTCTCTTCTGCTAA
- a CDS encoding uncharacterized protein (Similar to TIGR gene model, INSD accession AAW44186.1), producing the protein MSPKRMPRVYLVRHGETEWSLNGRHTGVTDLPLTANGEKMVLEMSPRMIGEGKLINPAYLRHILISPRQRAQRTAELLFGENKPPVCNIITDPDVAEWDYGAYEGMLSKDIKKERPNWSIWDDGCPPGQTPGESPAQMSARVDRVIAKVRALHEKAQNAVENPEEADYSDVMIFSHGHFSRCFIARWCDLPLKAGYHFAAEPGGLAVLGYQHKSLKEPSLLGLNWYTEDALKRR; encoded by the exons ATGTCTCCAAAGCGAATGCCCCGAGTCTACCTCGTCCGCCACG GCGAGACTGAGTGGTCGTTGAACGGTAGACAT ACTGGAGTCACTGACCTTCCACTCACCGCCAACGGTGAGAAGATGGTTCTTGAAATGAGTCCTCGGATGATTGGGGAGGGAA AACTCATCAACCCTGCTTACCTCCGACACATACTCATCTCCCCCCGTCAACGAGCTCAACGAACTGCCGAACTT CTCTTTGGCGAAAACAAGCCCCCAGTGTGTAACATTATTACCGACCCCGATGTTGCTGAATGGGACTATGGAGCGTACGAAGGAATGCTTTCCAAGGATatcaagaaggagaggcCTAACTGGAGCATCTGGGACGACGG CTGCCCTCCCGGTCAGACCCCCGGAGAATCTCCCGCACAAATGTCCGCTCGAGTCGACCGCGTCATCGCCAAAGTCCGCGCTCTCCACGAAAAGGCTCAAAATGCGGTCGAGAACCCAGAAGAAGCCGACTATTCCGACGTCATGATCTTTTCCCATGGCCACTTTTCCAGGTGTTTCATTGCGAGGTGGTGTGACTTGCCCCTCAAGGCTGGTTACCACTTTGCTGCTGAGCCTGGAGGT CTTGCTGTTTTGGGTTACCAGCACAAGTCCCTTAAGGAACCCT CTCTTCTCGGTCTCAACTGGTACACAGAGGATGCTCTCAAGCGTCGATAA
- a CDS encoding Importin beta-4 subunit, putative (Similar to TIGR gene model, INSD accession AAW44196.1): MDPNYVSTLRQLLEASIAPDTSLIKAATTQLNTQFYKDPNCIPALYEVSCTSENPAIRQLAAVELRKRISAGDGKMWKKNPQQLRDQIKESLLQRLTSETSSIVRHAQAQAVAAIADIELTVTPPQWPTLMPGLYQAAGSADKAHRETAIYVLFSILDTVAESFESHLQSLFKVFSVSLVDPESAEVRVTTLRALAKVAEYIEPSDKHDIKAFQDLIVPMLKVLEQAIKDGDDEGVKHGYDAFETFLILEAPLVSKHVAELVQFFLGAASNKEVEDEMRCGALNVLSWVIRYKKSKVQALGLAKPIIEGLLPIGCEDDPEDVDEDSPSRLAFRTLDNLAQVLPPQQVFPVLTQQLQVYMSSGDARMRKSALMAFGVSVEGCSEYIRPHVDQLWPVIEGGLQDGEVIVRKAACIALGCLCEWLAEECATRHSVIVPILFNLIVDPATQKNACTCLDSYLEILGDDIVNYLTLLMERLLVLLESGSIAVKITVTGAIGSAAHAAKEKFIPYFGQTIQRLVPFLELNENDEQNDLRGVATDTIGTIADAVGAEVFRPYFQPLMKAAFEALTMDNSRLRESSFIFFGIMAQVFTGEFAQYLPQCVPALVASCQQSEVSEELDEEGNSNPAQLAEAFSMAAGSSKNAGESLDDEEDDTDLAALDDMFSKVNSAVAIEKEVAADTIGELFAATKSAFMPYVEETVKVLIDLLDHYYEGIRKSAVGALFQYIKTMYELSEAPEWQPGAKIAIPLHEHVKSIVNLVLPPIFETWKTEDDQSVVIFMCSELADTMNKCGPAVIEGYLDEVATFAIEILEKKSLCQQDPDGDDEGAAEADSSEYEAALVSNAADVFGAMATVLGPDFQQAFGQVLPLIAKYTESKRTNTERSMAIGSLGEIIVGLKSGVTQFTEPLLQVISRGIVDEDPDVRSNAAFASGVLIENSDADISSHYPALLHALHPLFTPPEHAPPALYNARDNAAGSVARMITKNAAALPLADVVAVIVSVLPLRFDPLENRAVYKALFQVFRTQPDLVMAHIDHLLQAFAYVLLDPSHADDTTDETKAELKALVEHLKSQVPDKVAAAGFA; this comes from the exons ATGGAC CCCAATTACGTCTCCACTCTCAGGCAGCTCCTCGAGGCCTCCATCGCCCCGGACACCAGTCTTATTAAGGCT GCTACCACCCAGCTTAATACTCAGTTCTACAAGGACCCTAACTGTATCCCCGCTCTGTATGAGGTCTCATGTACTAGCGAAAACCCCGCT ATCCGACAACTTGCTGCTGTTGAGTTGCGAAAGAGAATATCAGCCGGAGATGGTAAGATGTGGAAGAAAAACCCTCAGCAATTGAGAGACCAGATTAAAGAGAGCCTGCTTCAACGATTGACCAGTGAAACCTC CTCCATTGTTCGACACGCTCAGGCTCAGGCTGTCGCTGCCATTGCCGACATTGAGCTCACTGTCACACCTCCCCAATGGCCCACTCTTATGCCCGGTCTTTACCAAGCCGCCGGCTCTGCCGACAAGGCCCACCGAGAGACTGCCATCTACGtccttttctccatcctcGACACCGTCGCTGAGTCTTTCGAGTCTCATCTCCAAAGCCTTTTCAAGGTTTTCTCTGTCTCTCTCGTTGACCCCGAATCTGCTGAGGTCCGAGTGACCACCCTCCGAGCCCTCGCCAAGGTTGCCGAATACATTGAGCCCAGCGACAAGCACGACATCAAGGCCTTCCAGGATTTGATCGTTCCTATGCTCAAGGTTTTGGAGCAGGCTATCAAGGACGGTGACGACGAGGGTGTCAAACACGGTTACGATGCCTTTGAAACTTTCCTTATCCTTGAGGCCCCTCTTGTTAGCAAGCACGTTGCTGAGCTCGTGCAGTTCTTCCTCGGTGCCGCCAGCAACAAGGAAGTTGAGGACGAGATGAGATGTGGTGCCCTCAATGTTCTTTCTTGGGTTATCCGATA TAAGAAGAGCAAGGTTCAGGCTTTGGGTCTTGCCAAGCCCATCATTGAGGGTCTTTTGCCCATTGGTTGCGAGGATGACCCTGAGGATGTCGACGAAGACTCACCTTCTCGACTCGCTTTCCGAACCCTTGACAACCTCGCCCAGGTTCTTCCTCCCCAGCAGGTCTTCCCCGTTCTTACTCAGCAACTTCAGGTCTACATGTCCTCTGGTGACGCCCGTATGCGAAAGTCCGCTCTTATGGCTTTCGGTGTCTCCGTAGAGGGTTGCAGCGAGTATATCCGACCTCACGTTGACCAACTCTGGCCCGTGATCGAGGGTGGTCTTCAAGACGGTGAGGTCATTGTCCGAAAAGCCGCTTGTATCGCTCTCGGTTGTCTTTGCGAGTGGCTCGCTGAGGAGTGCGCTACCCGACATTCCGTCATTGTCcccatcctcttcaaccTCATTGTTGACCCTGCCACCCAGAAGAACGCGTGCACTTGTCTCGATTCTTATCTGGAAATCCTCGGTGACGACATTGTCAACTACCTCACCCTCCTCATGGAGCGACTTCTCGTCCTCCTTGAGAGCGGCAGCATTGCCGTCAAGATCACTGTCACCGGTGCTATCGGTTCTGCTGCCCACGCCGCCAAAGAAAAGTTCATCCCTTACTTCGGTCAGACCATCCAGCGACTCGTTCCTTTCCTCGAGCTCAACGAGAATGACGAACAGAACGACCTTCGAGGTGTTGCCACCGACACTATCGGTACTATTGCTGATGCCGTCGGTGCTGAGGTCTTCCGTCCTTACTTCCAGCCTCTCATGAAGGCCGCATTCGAGGCCCTTACCATGGACAACTCTCGTCTTAGGGAGtcttccttcatctttttcGGCATCATGGCCCAGGTCTTCACCGGCGAGTTCGCCCAGTACCTTCCCCAGTGTGTCCCTGCTCTTGTCGCGAGCTGCCAGCAAAGCGAAGTTTCTGAGGAGCTTGACGAGGAGGGCAACTCCAACCCGGCCCAGCTTGCTGAGGCTTTCAGTATGGCGGCCGGTTCCAGCAAGAACGCTGGCGAATCCCTTGACGATGAGGAGGACGACACTGACCTTGCAGCTTTGGACGACATGTtctccaaggtgaacagcGCTGTCGCCATCGAGAAGGAGGTCGCAGCCGACACCATCGGAGAGCTCTTTGCTGCCACTAAGTCTGCTTTCATGCCCTACGTTGAGGAGACCGTCAAGGTTCTCATTGACTTGCTTGACCACTACTACGAGGGTATCAGGAAATCTGCTGTCGGGGCCTTGTTCCAGTACATCAAGACCATGTACGAGCTTTCCGAGGCTCCCGAGTGGCAGCCCGGAGCCAAGATT GCCATCCCACTTCACGAACACGTCAAGAGCATTGTCAACTTGGTTCTCCCCCCTATTTTCGAGACCTGGAAGACAGAGGATGATCA GTCCGTTGTCATCTTCATGTGTTCTGAGCTCGCCGACACTATGAACAAGTGCGGTCCCGCTGTCATCGAGGGCT ACCTCGACGAGGTTGCCACTTTCGCCATTGAGATCCTTGAGAAGAAGTCTCTCTGTCAACAGGACCCCGATGGAGACGACGAGGGAGCTGCGGAGGCCGACTCTTCCGAGTACGAGGCCGCTCTCGTTTCCAACGCCGCCGACGTCTTCGGTGCTATGGCTACCGTCCTTGGTCCTGACTTCCAACAGGCTTTCGGCCAGGTCTTGCCCTTGATTGCCAAGTACACTGAGAGCAAGAGGACAAACACCGAGAGGTCCATGGCCATCGGCAGCTTGGGTGAGATCATTGTTGGTTTGAAGAGCGGTGTCACCCAATTCACCGAGCCCCTCTTACAAGTCATTTCCCGAGGGATTGTTGACGAGGACCCCGACGTCCGATCCAATGCGGCCTTTGCTTCTGGTGTCCTCATCGAGAACTCTGACGCCGATATCTCTTCCCATTACCCTGCTCTCCTCCATGCCCTCCACCCTCTCTTCACTCCTCCTGAGCATGCCCCTCCTGCTCTCTACAACGCTCGTGACAATGCTGCTGGCTCCGTTGCACGTATGATCACAAAGAACGCTGCTGCTCTCCCTCTTGCCGATGTCGTTGCCGTTATTGTCTCTGTCCTTCCTCTCAGGTTCGACCCTCTCGAGAACCGAGCAGTCTACAAGGCCCTCTTCCAAGTCTTCCGAACTCAGCCCGACCTCGTCATGGCTCACATCGACCACTTGCTCCAGGCCTTTGCCTACGTCCTTCTTGACCCTAGCCACGCCGATGACACTACCGATGAGACCAAGGCGGAGCTCAAGGCGTTGGTTGAGCATTTGAAGAGCCAAGTGCCCGACAAggttgctgctgctggcTTTGCTTAA
- a CDS encoding uncharacterized protein (Similar to TIGR gene model, INSD accession AAW43941.1) — MGFNSPIPVRLQEETRKAANILRSFVDVNNNGLDKVIPRTVMERAAGFAIFTVFKAGFLFSARAGSGVVVARLPDGTWSPPSAIGLGGLGFGGQAGAEVTDFLIVLNSRSAVTSFMSAGSLTIGGNLSVAVGPLGRNAEGSGALNAKGQVAAMYSYSKTKGLFGGVSVEGSVILERQDANRLAYGGSPSSKQILSGMFDPPEWADVLIDQLEKSTGMPGGQRWKSRDEEGEGGGMGWSTPEAGRGGGGYVFGEGVGAGGSVGSGRKRAGSLFSKDPDRSNSPSRPGMPRRSSILNPFSSGNSSPRKGSAGPHHTSEAYNAGLTWDSQGSLGVGAGNAGASTGRARSGSLRTDGEVPQPFSYMTAAKLEGNNNKDLLGELDSATINFTKPRSRNNSDGGDRDLLGQWDSNGHGLSAQFNRLSTSDTRSRSNSRSNRPPFDDILEYPKKPSTSTSYAHASGEPDYNPRESISNFAKTDWSSFEDQQRYDSPSKKTRSFSSYISPMPKSSSSKDFSPFDDDGVGRLRSSSANRPFEDYHYQSDRYGSPSHHFSPRRLSGASPKPEIRLKPGLDTIDDGYARAVAMFDFKPGAAGDLGFKAGDVVIVLDYAGDSSEWWEGRLASEGSAGRKGIFPCTYVEVLGLPKDLRGGVSRSDLRRRIARNEFD; from the exons ATGGGATTCAATAGTCCGATACCAG TCCGCCTTCAAGAGGAGACCCGCAAGGCTGCCAACATCT TGAGAAGTTTTGTGGATGTAAACAACAACGGACTAGACAAG GTGATTCCGAGGACAGTTATGGAGAGAGCAGCAGGTTTCGCTATTTTCACGGTCTTCAAGGCTGGTTTTCTCTTCTCTGCACGAGCGGGATCAGGTGTTGTTGTCGCCCGTTTACCAGATGGAA CATGGTCCCCGCCTAGTGCTATTGGATTGGGTGGTCTAGGGTTTGGAGGTCAAGCAGGAGCCGA GGTGACCGACTTCTTGATCGTTTTGAAC TCTCGATCAGCAGTGACCTCTTTCATGTCTGCTGGTTCACTGACTATAGGTGGTAACCTATCT GTCGCCGTGGGACCCCTTGGACGTAACGCCGAAGGATCTGGTGCTCTCAACGCCAAGGGACAAGTTGCTGCCATGTACTCTTATTCCAAGACTAAAGGTCTTTTCGGCGGTGTTTCCGTCGAAGGCTCCGTCATTCTTGAACGTCAAGACGCTAACCGTCTTGCGTACGGAGGAAGCCCCTCATCAAAGCAAATTCTCTCCGGAATGTTTGACCCTCCGGAATGGGCAGATGTCCTTATCGACCAACTCGAGAAATCCACTGGCATGCCTGGGGGACAAAGGTGGAAAAGCAGGGAcgaggaaggggaaggtGGTGGGATGGGTTGGAGCACACCTGAAGCTGGTaggggggggggaggaTACGTGTTTGGAGAGGGCGTTGGTGCCGGGGGTAGTGTGGGTTCCGGGCGCAAACGTGCGGGTAGTCTGTTCAGTAAAGATCCTGACCGGTCCAATTCGCCATCGCGACCAGGTATGCCCCGCCGGTCGAGCATCCTCAATCCATTCTCCAGCGGTAATTCCAGCCCCAGGAAAGGGAGTGCAGGGCCGCATCATACGTCGGAAGCCTATAATGCTGGTCTCACTTGGGACTCGCAAGGGTCTCTCGGAGTTGGTGCTGGTAATGCAGGGGCAAGTACTGGGAGAGCGAGAAGTGGCTCGCTCAGGACAGATGGGGAAGTGCCTCAACCGTTCTCGTATATGACGGCTGCAAAGCTCGAAGGTAATAATAACAAGGATTTGCTTGGAGAATTGGACTCTGCGACAATCAACTTCACAAAGCCTAGATCTCGTAATAATTCTGATGGTGGGGACCGTGATCTGCTGGGCCAATGGGACAGCAACGGCCACGGACTGTCGGCACAGTTCAACCGTCTTTCTACCAGTGACACCCGCTCAAGGAGTAACTCTCGCTCGAATCGTCCACCATTTGACGATATCCTCGAGTACCCTAAGAAGCCGTCCACATCCACTAGCTACGCTCACGCATCTGGGGAACCTGATTATAACCCACGCGAGAGTATATCCAACTTTGCGAAGACGGATTGGTCGTCGTTTGAAGATCAGCAACGATACGATTCTCCTTCCAAAAAGACTCGGTCTTTCTCTTCCTACATCTCTCCCATGCCAAAAAGCTCGTCGTCAAAAGATTTCTCGCCTTTCGATGATGACGGGGTAGGAAGGTTGAGGTCAAGTTCGGCGAATAGACCTTTCGAGGATTACCACTACCAGTCAGACCGATACGGTTCGCCTTCGCACCACTTTAGCCCGCGGAGACTATCAGGTGCCTCTCCCAAACCCGAGATCCGTCTCAAACCGGGGCTCGACACGATTGACGACGGGTACGCCCGTGCTGTTGCTATGTTCGATTTTAAGCCCGGTGCAGCTGGCGATTTGGGCTTCAAAGCTGGCGATGTAGTAATTGTGCTAGATTATGCGGGCGACAGTAGTGAGTGGTGGGAAGGCAGGCTGGCGAGTGAAGGTTCAGCAGGCAGAAAGGGGATTTTCCCCTGTACGTACGTGGAGGTCTTGGGTTTACCGAAGGATTTGAGGGGCGGGGTATCTAGGAGTGATCTGAGGAGAAGGATTGCGAGGAACGAGTTTGATTAG
- a CDS encoding E2 ubiquitin-conjugating protein MMS2 (Similar to TIGR gene model, INSD accession AAW44188.1) — translation MAKVPRSFRLLSELEHGEKGIGDGSCSYGLKDSDDIAMYEWNGTILGPPHSAFENRIFSLSIYCGDNYPDVPPLVKFESRISLPCVNQQGLVDFSRVSSIAKWNRNFTLETVLVELRRDMASPANRKSSQPPEGVDFPPLDLRAVAQQRGL, via the exons ATGGCTAAGG TTCCTCGTTCTTTCCGACTTCTCTCGGAGCTCGAACATGGTGAAAAGGGTATCGGAGATGGATCATGCTCTTACGGTCTCAAAGATAGCGATGACATTGCCATGTACGAGTGGAACGGGACAATCTTGGGTCCTCCTCACTCTGCGTTCGAGAATAGGATTTTCAGCTTAAGCATCTACTGTGGTGACAACTACCCCG ACGTTCCTCCTTTGGTTAAGTTCGAATCTAGGATTAGCCTGCCATGCGTTAACCAACAAGGCTTG GTTGACTTCTCCCGAGTCAGCTCTATCGCCAAGTGGAACCGAAACTTTACCCTCGAGACTGTTCTCGTCGAATTGAGACG GGACATGGCCTCTCCTGCTAATCGCAAGTCCTCTCAGCCCCCTGAGGGCGTCGACTTTCCCCCTCTTGATCTCCGTGCCGTTGCTCAACAGCGTGGGCTCTGA
- a CDS encoding pre-mRNA splicing factor, putative (Similar to TIGR gene model, INSD accession AAW44204.1), with amino-acid sequence MDALLAEISAKRKALEVPEGDGGAKKYMRRADIERMREEEERRKKEEERKEKEAKKAQEAKEKAAKVEARHAALARVQAASPSSSRSTPDPTIPSEERFNISPEECIRRLRQKGQPIRLFGESDKDRRLRLRALELLEERGPSGGQGRNDFKKALEEMESGLDKKDVERKARELHRLAEERGRKEGSAASGEGDSKEVDGKESREDKKKKGVDMGILDLKLIKTDPNKLYPIIYYALKGVLKEWEEWMDNRPEEIRRSTQGKLAAANQVQSAQSLKPLFRSLRSRDLAPDVLRLLAEIVHHMQSRAYQKANDAYLRLSIGNAAWPIGVTSVGIHERSAREKIGQDNIAHVLNDEVTRKYIQAVKRLLTFSQTIRPPEDVSQLMG; translated from the exons ATGGACGCTCTTCTCGCTGAAATCTCAGCAAAGCGCAAGGCTCTTGAGGTCCCCGAAGGGGATGGTGGTGCGAAGAAGTACATGCGACGGGCGGATATCGAGCGAATGcgcgaagaagaggaaagacggaagaaggaggaagagaggaaggagaaggaggcaAAAAAGGCCCAAGAAGCCAAGGAGAAGGCTGCTAAA GTCGAAGCACGTCATGCCGCTTTGGCTAGAGTCCAAGCTGCTtcaccatcctcatcaAGGTCCACTCCCGACCCAACCATTCCATCTGAAGAACGTTTCAACATCTCTCCAGAAGAATGCATACGGAGATTACGACAGAAAGGCCAGCCGATTAGACTTTTTGGAGAGTCAGACAAGGATAGACGTTTGCGTCTGCGTGCTCTGGAGCTGTTAGAGGAGCGGGGACCATCTGGTGGACAGGGAAGGAATGACTTTAAGAAGGCTTTGGAGGAAATGGAAAGTGGCCTTGATAAGAAGGATGTCGAACGAAAAGCGAGGGAGCTTCACAGGCTTGCCGAAGAAAGGGGCAGAAAGGAAGGGTCAGCAGCAAGCGGTGAAGGGGATAGCAAAGAAGTCGATGGGAAAGAAAGCAGAGaagacaagaagaagaagggcgTGGATATGGGTATTCTGGATTTGAAATTGATCAAGACAGACCCAAATAAGCTCTACCCAATTATCTACTACGCGTTGAAG GGAGTGCTGAAAGAGTGGGAAGAGTGGATGGACAACCGTCCCGAAGAGATTCGACGTTCTACCCAAGGAAAACTTGCCGCTGCCAACCAGGTCCAATCTGCCCAGTCGCTCAAACCCCTCTTTCGTTCTCTTCGTTCAAGAGATCTCGCCCCCGACGTTCTTCGACTGTTGGCGGAAATCGTCCACCATATGCAAAGTAGGGCGTATCAGAAGGCGAATGACGCCTATTTGAGGCTGTCTATTGGTAATGCCGCATGGCCTATTGGTGTGACTAGTGTTGGTATTCACGAACGAAGTGCACGAGAGAAGATCGGACAGGATAATATCGCGCACGTATTGAATGACGAGGTAACTCGAAAATACATTCAGGCGGTCAAGAG GTTATTAACGTTCTCACAAACTATCCGACCACCAGAGGATGTTTCTCAGTTGATGGGTTGA